The following are encoded in a window of Flavobacterium sp. WC2421 genomic DNA:
- a CDS encoding DUF5522 domain-containing protein — MINPNKNTELIEGEDFYYTTEGYKCFTEKHHLKRGYCCKSGCRHCPYGFDKKTGTIKK, encoded by the coding sequence ATGATTAACCCAAATAAGAATACTGAATTAATTGAAGGGGAAGATTTTTATTATACCACAGAAGGTTATAAATGCTTCACTGAAAAACACCACTTAAAAAGAGGCTATTGCTGTAAGAGTGGTTGTCGTCATTGTCCCTACGGATTTGATAAAAAAACGGGAACTATTAAAAAGTAA
- a CDS encoding group III truncated hemoglobin: protein MTIQTDITTLDDIKLLVDTFYAKVQKDDFIGPIFNQKIGNRWPEHLEKMYRFWQTILLEVHTYSGSPFPPHKHLPVDKVHFDRWMEIFIATVDSLFTGTIAEEAKLRAKNMAEMFNYKINYFRDAGQKGDLLNSK from the coding sequence ATGACCATACAAACAGACATAACTACCCTAGACGATATTAAATTACTGGTAGATACCTTTTACGCTAAAGTGCAAAAAGACGATTTCATAGGTCCTATTTTCAATCAAAAAATAGGCAACCGCTGGCCTGAACATTTGGAAAAAATGTACCGCTTTTGGCAAACTATTTTACTAGAAGTACACACCTATTCCGGAAGTCCTTTTCCTCCGCACAAACATTTACCAGTAGACAAAGTCCATTTTGACCGCTGGATGGAAATTTTCATTGCCACAGTAGACTCCTTATTTACAGGAACTATTGCTGAGGAAGCTAAACTACGCGCCAAAAACATGGCTGAGATGTTCAATTATAAGATTAACTATTTCAGAGATGCTGGACAAAAAGGAGATCTTTTAAATTCTAAATAA
- a CDS encoding choice-of-anchor D domain-containing protein, translating into MNRKLLLSNNIFFTLFIILLSLSGFSQATQTYNTAGTYTFTVPAGVTSINIEAWGAGGAGGGATGNNCSAGGGSGGAYARRNTYTVTPGSNYTVLVGSGGIGSRNNGTSGGSSSLSTGGTTLLLAVGGNGATATAMNNSYTTGANTTTTGNSGFTGTLSYYGGKGGDGITTNGYAGGGGGGSSAGSGSNGNAGVNQTGGAAVTAGAKGADGSIDSGDGAFGFSPGGGGAGAVALTNTDRSGGGGGSGQVIISWTCPIFTLTGTNIATPSCSNYAANINVTSTAAGLPIGTYTVTYNFSGANAASGNTATMNVTTAGTGTFTSSTLANSGSTTITIIRLAAGTCNNTISTFNTAAVTVAATPTTTSTTPGSRTGTGTVTLSATASSGTISWFSGSTGGTALASGNSFTTPSISTTTTYYIQSTNGSCTSSPRVAITATVNNPEIAVSGNGINIADDSTTPSTTNFTDLGSSNVLIGLTRTYTINNLGAATLNLGSITISGANASEFVATNPPTTIAPQSSATFSITFTPTAIGVRNASLSLINNDSDENPFNFNISGTGDNGVTPEINLQGNGTNIKDGATSGSTTDDTDFGAPLINTNTTKTFTIQNSGTGPLILTGTPIVTITGDNVFTVNSQPSSNSIAPGASLTFQITFNTPTSGNFLAVVSIANSDTDESIYDFVITANATVSGREIDVQGNDVSIVSGDTTPSALDQTDFGITDTTTPIKIPFYIYSFGTSSLTVNSTVTVTALTGTGFSSTNVSQTTLPYSSSGQLRYLTDFVVSFTPTATLGINTARITVTSNDPDEGTYTFVVQAEVKAATTLTIAPGGITPNLKFWLKADSNIGNKADGASMSSWLESTTASTKSAVARLGKEPKFNHNVAKNVNFNPVIYFNGSTAMTGGQGFNNLDMYVVVKPSSTVNYQSNASDVYCGDDIASNKPNQDITGFEMGGRSARYTNEVVSYNQAASTSYGVGELSTTKSYTGVNIFNPSGNGTRMGMYNNGTLLSTTEANTSTYKNIINSRYWLGASETFGPSYEGDILEIINYNTSNNATDRRRIETYLAIKYGITLGNNGTSLNYYNSASTNTASSIYDENAGFNYNIAGIGRDDKSALKQRQSKTENTSDDITIGLGGIYDKNTDNPNNFVNDKEFLVWGSDNGTLLAQPSVVVNISSGITPALSTNVDYITIGRTWRVKETGGNIPSCKVSIPSTLLTSTITPPGDFLMFISTTPQFNAISEYRVMRVNGSKLETDYDFDGTKYITFGYAPERTYERAIDFNGVSDYLDAGKVLDLNSSFTVSAWMKTNGSNQTILSKRNSPYTAGYDLSINVAGKVEMSWFNGTKQTITSSIIMPLKKWHNICIVYDNTTSTAKLYVDGFEDASKTLSKVPVNPTQSFLIAAADGTNPTSFFNGTIDEVRVWSVPLTVNQLRYVMNQEILSNGIATNGKIIPNTISSNEISSIPWSNLSAYYPMSTYTFTNAKDISNNNYTAALRNLTTVNLQTAPLPYESLTNGLWQTPETWKNNSVQDIPYSLSIVDDTETINWNIVKTTHNITSQGNKTVLGLYVGVGTGSTLTATTTGGLQTDGTKIEVSHYLKLDGKIDLVGRSQLVQKLGSDLDVTSSGSIERDQQGQANKYNYNYWSSPVGTINNSANNTPFTVGTILKDGTNPASLVAINWVGGYDGAPTTPISLARYWIYKFDNLANDYYNWNQLFETGTLQAGKGFTLKGSGAATATQNLTFVGKPNNGTITNTVGADQLLLTGNPYPSALDANKFINDNIGSIETSTSNPAIDGALYFWEHYATNVSHNLGSYQGGYGIRNLSGGVAPSSVGVNFISGSGATSKAAPNQFIPVGQAFFINGKIGSGGNVIYNNSQRDFHKEDEIGVSQTTYKIPENQKGYEAHWTDNSNATLEKDNYKRVRLGYNYYNQNFHRQVLLAFMDEKANSEINDGYDALNIDDSPSDMYLLNKENELAIEGEGYFDTNASYPIGIRNEVAGKISFNIDSLENFDESQNVYIFDKETNTYNSIKNTMYEVELPEGTFNDRFVLHFSSMTSKTLGTTDFNLKNGIKVIVNNGVTVQSDTALIKTILVYDLLGRKIDSYKKVNASTQLLNQLNKTNSGLILKITLDNDEVISKKIIY; encoded by the coding sequence ATGAATAGAAAATTACTTTTGTCAAATAATATATTTTTTACATTATTTATTATACTGCTTAGTCTATCTGGATTTTCTCAAGCAACCCAGACTTACAATACAGCAGGAACCTACACGTTTACTGTCCCTGCTGGAGTTACTAGTATCAATATTGAAGCATGGGGAGCTGGTGGAGCTGGAGGTGGAGCAACTGGCAACAATTGTTCAGCTGGTGGTGGCTCTGGTGGTGCTTATGCCAGAAGAAATACCTATACAGTAACACCTGGTTCAAACTATACTGTACTTGTGGGTAGTGGTGGTATTGGCAGTAGGAACAACGGAACATCTGGAGGATCATCCTCGCTAAGTACTGGAGGAACAACTTTATTATTAGCAGTAGGAGGAAATGGTGCAACTGCAACAGCTATGAATAATTCATACACGACAGGTGCAAATACCACGACTACAGGGAACAGTGGTTTTACAGGAACCCTTAGTTATTATGGAGGAAAAGGTGGAGACGGAATTACCACAAACGGTTATGCTGGTGGTGGTGGTGGTGGATCAAGTGCAGGTAGCGGTTCTAATGGAAACGCAGGAGTCAATCAAACTGGTGGAGCTGCAGTAACTGCTGGAGCTAAAGGAGCCGATGGATCTATAGATAGTGGAGACGGTGCTTTTGGTTTTTCTCCTGGTGGTGGTGGTGCAGGAGCAGTTGCATTAACAAATACAGATCGCTCTGGTGGTGGTGGGGGTAGCGGCCAAGTCATTATTTCTTGGACATGCCCGATTTTTACTTTGACTGGTACTAATATCGCTACTCCTTCATGTTCTAACTATGCCGCAAATATAAACGTGACGTCTACAGCAGCTGGACTACCAATAGGTACTTATACAGTAACTTACAATTTTTCTGGGGCAAATGCCGCTTCTGGAAATACAGCAACTATGAACGTAACCACAGCTGGTACTGGGACTTTTACAAGCAGCACCCTAGCAAACTCAGGCTCTACAACCATAACTATAATACGATTAGCAGCAGGAACATGTAATAATACTATTTCAACATTTAACACTGCTGCAGTAACAGTTGCTGCTACACCTACAACAACTTCTACAACACCAGGTTCAAGAACAGGTACAGGTACAGTCACTTTGAGTGCAACTGCATCTTCAGGAACTATTTCTTGGTTTTCTGGATCAACTGGAGGAACAGCTTTAGCCAGTGGAAATAGCTTTACTACTCCATCTATTAGCACAACGACAACTTATTATATACAGTCCACAAATGGATCTTGTACTTCGAGTCCTAGAGTAGCAATTACGGCTACAGTAAACAATCCAGAAATTGCAGTTTCAGGAAATGGAATCAATATAGCAGATGATAGTACTACACCAAGTACTACTAATTTTACAGACCTTGGTAGCTCTAACGTTCTTATTGGTTTAACTCGTACGTATACTATAAATAACCTAGGAGCTGCCACCTTAAATTTAGGCAGCATTACAATAAGTGGAGCCAATGCATCCGAATTTGTAGCGACAAACCCTCCTACAACAATAGCTCCTCAATCAAGCGCCACATTCAGTATAACCTTTACACCTACGGCTATAGGAGTTCGTAACGCCTCTCTATCATTGATAAACAATGATTCAGATGAGAATCCTTTTAACTTTAATATCTCTGGTACTGGAGATAATGGCGTTACTCCTGAAATAAACCTTCAAGGAAATGGAACCAACATTAAAGACGGTGCAACATCTGGATCTACAACCGATGATACCGATTTTGGAGCTCCACTTATCAATACTAATACAACAAAAACCTTTACTATTCAAAATTCAGGTACCGGTCCTTTAATACTAACAGGTACGCCAATAGTCACGATTACAGGAGATAATGTATTTACCGTAAATAGCCAACCATCTAGTAATTCTATCGCTCCAGGAGCTAGTTTAACTTTTCAAATTACTTTTAATACCCCTACAAGTGGTAACTTTTTAGCCGTTGTCAGTATAGCTAATAGTGATACTGACGAAAGCATTTATGATTTTGTAATCACAGCAAATGCGACAGTCTCAGGGAGAGAAATAGACGTACAAGGTAATGATGTTTCAATTGTATCTGGGGACACCACTCCTAGTGCACTAGATCAAACAGATTTTGGAATCACAGACACAACGACACCTATCAAAATTCCATTTTATATTTATTCTTTTGGTACTTCTAGCTTAACAGTTAATAGTACCGTTACCGTTACCGCTTTGACTGGAACTGGTTTCTCATCAACAAATGTAAGCCAAACCACCTTACCCTATAGTTCAAGTGGTCAATTAAGGTATTTAACTGATTTTGTGGTTAGTTTTACACCTACAGCAACTTTAGGTATAAACACAGCTAGAATAACTGTAACTAGTAATGATCCTGATGAAGGCACTTACACTTTTGTAGTTCAAGCTGAAGTAAAAGCCGCTACTACCCTAACAATTGCTCCTGGCGGTATAACCCCTAATTTAAAGTTTTGGTTAAAAGCAGATAGTAATATAGGCAACAAAGCCGATGGAGCTTCAATGTCTAGTTGGCTAGAAAGTACTACTGCAAGTACAAAAAGTGCAGTAGCAAGACTTGGAAAAGAACCCAAATTTAACCACAACGTTGCTAAAAACGTCAATTTTAATCCCGTAATTTATTTTAACGGTTCTACTGCTATGACCGGTGGTCAAGGCTTTAATAACCTTGATATGTATGTTGTGGTAAAACCATCTTCAACTGTAAATTATCAATCAAATGCAAGTGATGTTTATTGTGGAGATGATATAGCTTCAAACAAACCAAATCAAGATATTACTGGTTTTGAAATGGGAGGAAGATCTGCAAGATACACCAATGAAGTTGTCTCCTATAATCAAGCGGCAAGCACTAGTTATGGAGTAGGTGAACTTAGTACCACAAAATCATATACTGGAGTCAACATTTTCAATCCTAGTGGCAATGGGACTCGTATGGGAATGTACAATAATGGAACTTTACTATCTACAACTGAAGCAAATACAAGTACTTATAAAAATATAATAAACTCAAGATATTGGTTAGGAGCAAGTGAAACCTTTGGACCTAGTTATGAAGGAGATATCCTTGAAATCATCAACTACAATACTAGTAATAATGCAACCGATAGAAGAAGAATAGAGACCTATTTAGCAATAAAATATGGAATTACTTTGGGGAATAATGGAACCAGTTTGAATTATTATAACTCTGCCTCTACAAATACTGCTTCATCAATCTATGACGAAAATGCAGGATTCAATTACAATATTGCCGGTATAGGCCGTGATGATAAATCTGCATTAAAACAAAGACAATCCAAAACTGAAAACACCTCTGATGATATTACCATAGGACTTGGAGGCATCTATGATAAAAACACAGATAATCCAAATAATTTTGTCAATGATAAAGAGTTTTTAGTTTGGGGAAGTGATAATGGAACACTACTTGCTCAACCTTCGGTAGTTGTAAATATAAGTTCTGGAATAACACCAGCCCTTTCCACTAATGTTGATTATATCACTATTGGACGAACTTGGAGAGTCAAAGAAACTGGTGGTAACATTCCTTCTTGCAAGGTTTCGATACCTTCTACTCTTCTTACCTCGACAATTACTCCTCCAGGGGATTTCTTAATGTTTATATCCACTACTCCTCAATTTAATGCAATATCAGAATATAGAGTGATGCGCGTCAACGGATCAAAACTAGAAACTGACTATGATTTTGATGGAACTAAATATATCACTTTTGGTTATGCCCCAGAGCGCACCTACGAAAGGGCTATTGATTTTAATGGAGTAAGTGATTATTTAGACGCTGGTAAAGTTTTAGACTTAAATTCTTCCTTTACAGTATCAGCATGGATGAAAACCAACGGCTCAAATCAAACTATACTTTCCAAAAGAAACAGCCCCTATACAGCAGGATATGATTTGAGTATTAATGTAGCTGGAAAAGTTGAAATGAGTTGGTTTAATGGAACTAAACAAACCATAACTTCTTCCATAATTATGCCATTAAAAAAATGGCATAACATATGTATAGTTTATGATAATACTACCTCTACAGCTAAATTATACGTAGATGGGTTTGAAGATGCAAGCAAGACATTAAGTAAGGTGCCAGTTAATCCAACACAATCATTTTTAATTGCTGCCGCAGACGGAACAAATCCAACTTCATTCTTCAACGGAACAATTGATGAGGTACGCGTTTGGAGTGTTCCTCTTACCGTAAATCAATTGCGTTACGTAATGAATCAAGAAATACTAAGTAATGGAATAGCAACTAATGGTAAAATAATTCCCAATACTATTTCATCAAATGAAATTAGTAGTATTCCATGGTCAAATTTAAGTGCTTATTACCCTATGTCTACCTATACATTTACTAATGCTAAAGATATTTCAAACAACAATTATACGGCTGCCTTACGAAATTTAACAACAGTAAATTTACAAACAGCACCTTTACCTTATGAATCATTAACAAATGGTTTATGGCAAACTCCTGAGACATGGAAAAACAATTCAGTCCAAGACATTCCATATAGTTTATCAATCGTAGATGACACTGAAACTATCAATTGGAATATTGTAAAAACGACTCACAATATCACTTCTCAAGGAAACAAAACTGTATTAGGGTTATATGTAGGTGTAGGAACAGGAAGTACTTTAACTGCAACAACAACTGGTGGATTACAAACAGACGGAACTAAAATAGAAGTTTCTCATTATTTAAAATTAGACGGTAAAATTGATTTAGTAGGTCGCTCACAACTCGTACAAAAATTAGGAAGTGATTTAGATGTTACAAGTTCCGGTTCAATTGAAAGAGACCAACAAGGACAGGCTAATAAATACAATTATAATTATTGGAGTTCCCCTGTAGGAACCATTAACAATTCAGCAAATAATACTCCTTTTACTGTAGGAACAATACTAAAAGATGGAACTAATCCAGCTTCACTCGTAGCTATCAATTGGGTTGGAGGGTATGATGGAGCTCCTACAACGCCAATTAGTTTAGCGCGCTATTGGATTTACAAATTTGATAACTTAGCCAATGACTATTATAATTGGAATCAACTTTTTGAAACAGGTACTTTACAAGCTGGTAAAGGATTTACGCTAAAAGGAAGTGGAGCTGCAACAGCTACGCAAAACCTTACCTTCGTGGGAAAACCAAATAATGGAACCATTACAAATACAGTTGGAGCCGATCAGTTATTACTTACAGGGAATCCCTACCCATCGGCATTAGATGCAAATAAGTTTATAAATGATAATATAGGATCTATTGAAACCTCAACATCCAATCCCGCTATTGATGGTGCACTCTATTTCTGGGAGCATTACGCAACCAATGTTAGTCATAATTTAGGAAGTTACCAAGGCGGTTATGGAATCCGAAATTTATCGGGCGGTGTTGCACCAAGTTCAGTAGGCGTTAATTTTATTAGTGGTTCTGGAGCAACAAGCAAAGCTGCTCCAAATCAATTTATCCCTGTGGGCCAAGCTTTCTTTATTAATGGTAAAATAGGGTCTGGTGGTAACGTAATATACAACAACAGCCAAAGAGATTTTCATAAAGAGGATGAAATAGGAGTTTCACAAACCACTTATAAAATTCCTGAAAACCAAAAAGGATATGAAGCCCATTGGACTGATAACAGTAATGCTACGCTTGAAAAAGACAATTACAAAAGAGTACGATTAGGGTATAATTATTATAACCAAAATTTCCATAGACAAGTATTGTTAGCATTTATGGATGAAAAAGCAAATAGTGAAATTAACGATGGGTACGATGCTCTGAACATTGACGACTCTCCTAGTGATATGTATCTATTAAATAAAGAAAATGAATTAGCAATTGAGGGTGAAGGCTATTTTGATACTAATGCATCATATCCAATTGGTATACGAAACGAAGTTGCCGGGAAAATTTCTTTTAATATAGACTCTTTAGAAAATTTTGACGAAAGTCAAAATGTATATATTTTTGACAAGGAAACTAATACTTACAATTCTATAAAGAATACAATGTATGAAGTTGAACTTCCCGAAGGCACCTTTAATGACCGCTTTGTTCTCCATTTTAGTTCTATGACATCCAAAACATTAGGAACTACAGACTTTAATTTAAAAAATGGTATAAAAGTAATCGTCAATAATGGAGTAACTGTACAATCAGACACAGCACTTATAAAAACCATCTTGGTATATGATTTATTAGGAAGAAAAATTGATAGCTACAAAAAAGTGAATGCTTCAACTCAACTCTTAAATCAGCTAAACAAAACAAATTCGGGATTGATACTCAAGATAACATTAGATAATGATGAAGTCATTTCAAAGAAAATAATTTATTAA
- a CDS encoding type II toxin-antitoxin system RelE/ParE family toxin → MTVVWSKEAKDSLSKIYYYILEDSPQNAEMVLDKIIALAESLHDSRYEFAIEPIINKERFRHISIWSYKIIYERKLDFVLIIDIFNGKQNPNRLNKY, encoded by the coding sequence ATGACTGTAGTTTGGTCAAAAGAAGCAAAAGACTCCCTTTCTAAAATCTATTATTATATTTTGGAAGACAGTCCTCAAAATGCTGAAATGGTTTTGGATAAAATAATAGCATTAGCAGAATCTCTTCATGATTCTCGTTATGAATTTGCCATAGAGCCAATTATCAATAAAGAAAGATTTCGGCATATTAGCATTTGGTCTTACAAAATCATTTATGAGCGCAAATTAGATTTTGTCTTGATTATTGATATCTTCAACGGAAAACAAAATCCCAATCGGTTGAATAAGTATTAA
- a CDS encoding DUF4136 domain-containing protein: MKAIKLLPVLFLFVLGACSSIRVNSDYDKNVDFSQFKTYAFQKSGIDRVQVSELDKKRILRAIDAELSKKGMTKSENPDLLINILTKEREKLDVNQYNAGWGYGWGYGWNPYLWGGRTYVTSSTEGTLYIDLIDAKKKELVWEGEGVGYLTENRDKKESQINEFVAKILSQFPPK, encoded by the coding sequence ATGAAAGCAATAAAACTTCTTCCCGTACTTTTTCTTTTCGTTTTGGGCGCTTGTAGCTCTATCAGAGTCAATTCTGATTATGATAAAAATGTAGATTTTAGTCAATTTAAAACTTATGCTTTTCAAAAAAGCGGAATTGATAGAGTACAGGTTTCTGAACTGGATAAAAAAAGAATACTTCGTGCCATTGATGCGGAACTCAGCAAAAAAGGAATGACTAAAAGTGAAAATCCAGATTTGCTAATCAACATTTTGACTAAAGAAAGAGAAAAACTAGACGTTAACCAGTACAATGCAGGTTGGGGTTATGGCTGGGGTTACGGTTGGAATCCTTACTTATGGGGAGGACGTACCTATGTTACCTCTTCTACTGAAGGAACATTATACATCGACTTAATTGATGCCAAGAAAAAAGAATTGGTTTGGGAAGGTGAAGGCGTGGGTTATTTAACTGAAAATAGAGACAAAAAAGAAAGTCAAATCAATGAGTTTGTTGCTAAAATTTTATCACAATTCCCACCAAAATAA
- a CDS encoding esterase-like activity of phytase family protein, whose amino-acid sequence MRKLLFLAFLQLAFISCSSVKPTETANGSPTLHFINSTEVPFNQEFKNTVIGGLSSIDYDAKNDLYYFISDDRSIYNDARFYTAKIHLDSDTIKNITFENVVTLKNEAGAKYSNWETKPSQSIDPEEMRYNPKTKSVVWSSEGARVIAKDFVVLQNPSLQTADLNGNFVNDFSLPTNLNMQKEEKGPRSNGVLEGITFNKDYSKVYTNVEEPLYEDDTEATTTKGGMIRLFEFDTKSRKNTAQYGYLLDPIAHEPNPHTGFAVNGISSIQYYSKNQLLIVERSYSTGKQACTIKVYLCDFTKATNVKDIASLQNQGIQLASKKLLLNMDDLEIFTDNIEGITFGPKLANGKQSLLFVSDNNFSDKQKTQILLFEVE is encoded by the coding sequence ATGCGCAAATTATTATTTTTAGCTTTTTTACAACTTGCTTTTATATCCTGTTCGAGTGTAAAACCTACAGAAACAGCAAACGGCAGCCCAACCTTACACTTCATCAACTCCACTGAAGTGCCTTTCAATCAAGAATTTAAAAACACCGTTATAGGCGGCTTATCCAGTATTGATTATGATGCCAAAAATGATTTGTATTATTTCATTTCTGACGATAGATCCATTTATAATGATGCCCGTTTTTATACTGCCAAAATTCATTTGGATTCAGATACCATCAAAAATATTACTTTTGAGAATGTGGTTACTTTAAAAAATGAAGCTGGAGCCAAATACAGTAATTGGGAGACAAAACCGTCTCAATCTATCGATCCTGAAGAAATGCGTTACAACCCCAAAACGAAGTCAGTGGTTTGGAGTAGCGAAGGGGCTCGAGTGATTGCCAAAGATTTTGTGGTCTTGCAAAATCCTTCGTTGCAAACAGCCGACTTAAACGGAAATTTCGTCAACGACTTTAGTTTACCCACCAACCTCAACATGCAAAAAGAGGAAAAAGGACCACGTAGCAATGGTGTTCTCGAAGGAATAACCTTCAACAAAGACTACAGCAAAGTGTACACGAACGTGGAAGAACCGCTGTACGAAGACGACACCGAAGCTACAACTACCAAAGGCGGAATGATTCGTCTGTTTGAATTTGATACAAAATCGAGAAAAAACACGGCGCAATACGGTTACCTTCTCGATCCGATTGCACATGAACCCAACCCACATACTGGCTTTGCCGTAAACGGAATTTCCTCGATACAGTATTACAGTAAAAACCAACTCTTGATTGTGGAGCGCTCCTACTCTACTGGAAAACAAGCCTGCACGATAAAAGTGTATTTATGTGATTTTACCAAAGCGACCAATGTAAAAGATATTGCTTCCTTACAAAATCAAGGCATTCAATTGGCCTCCAAAAAACTGCTCTTGAACATGGACGATTTAGAAATTTTTACGGATAATATCGAAGGAATTACTTTTGGACCAAAACTAGCCAATGGCAAGCAATCCTTACTTTTTGTATCCGATAATAATTTCTCGGACAAACAGAAAACACAGATATTGCTTTTTGAAGTGGAGTAA
- a CDS encoding urocanate hydratase, producing MTFQEQIQQGIPTLLPQPKTYETNINHAPKRKEILSAEEKKLALRNALRYFDAKHHAELITEFKAELETYGRIYMYRLRPDYEMRARPINEYPGQCEQAKAIMLMIQNNLDYAVAQHPHELITYGGNGAVFQNWAQYLLTMKYLSEMTEDQTLTMYSGHPMGLFPSHAAAPRVVVTNGMVIPNYSQPDDWEKMNALGVSQYGQMTAGSYMYIGPQGIVHGTTITVLNGFRKIKKTPEGGLFVTSGLGGMSGAQPKAGNIAGCITVCAEVNPKITHIRHSQAWINEVIEDLDELVSRVALAKANKEVVSIAYLGNVVDVWEKFDQENIHIDLGSDQTSLHNPWAGGYYPIGITFEEANDMMANNPDLFKEKVQETLRRHTTAINKHTAKGTYFFDYGNAFLLEASRSGADIMAENHIDFRYPSYVQDIMGPMCFDYGFGPFRWVCASGKPEDLQKTDDIACAVLEEMAKTAPIEIQQQMQDNIKWIKGAQANKLVVGSQARILYADAEGRVKIAEAFNQAIAKGSIGTVVLGRDHHDVSGTDSPYRETSNIYDGSRFTADMAIQNVIGDSFRGATWVSIHNGGGVGWGEVINGGFGMVLDGSKEASRRLASMLFWDVNNGISRRSWARNEGAIFAIKRAMETQPLLKVTIPNIVDDSLLDF from the coding sequence ATGACTTTTCAAGAACAAATCCAACAAGGAATACCTACGCTATTGCCACAACCAAAAACGTATGAGACAAATATAAATCATGCTCCAAAGCGAAAAGAAATACTGTCAGCCGAAGAAAAAAAATTAGCGCTTCGCAATGCTCTACGCTATTTTGATGCCAAACATCATGCGGAACTAATCACGGAATTCAAAGCCGAATTAGAAACTTACGGACGCATATACATGTACCGTTTGCGCCCTGATTATGAAATGCGTGCGCGTCCTATCAATGAATATCCTGGACAATGCGAACAAGCAAAAGCTATAATGTTAATGATTCAGAACAATCTGGATTATGCCGTAGCGCAGCATCCCCATGAATTAATTACTTATGGTGGTAACGGAGCCGTTTTTCAAAACTGGGCACAGTACCTTTTGACCATGAAATACCTGTCGGAAATGACAGAAGACCAGACTTTAACCATGTATTCTGGTCATCCTATGGGTTTATTCCCTTCACATGCAGCAGCTCCAAGAGTGGTGGTGACAAATGGTATGGTAATCCCTAATTATTCTCAACCGGATGATTGGGAAAAGATGAATGCTTTAGGTGTATCGCAATACGGCCAAATGACCGCTGGAAGTTATATGTACATCGGTCCGCAAGGAATTGTACATGGAACGACGATTACAGTTTTGAATGGTTTTAGAAAAATAAAAAAAACGCCAGAAGGAGGATTATTTGTAACCTCTGGATTAGGCGGAATGAGTGGCGCTCAACCCAAGGCAGGAAATATTGCGGGTTGCATCACCGTATGTGCCGAGGTCAACCCAAAAATCACGCACATCCGTCACAGTCAAGCTTGGATTAACGAAGTCATCGAAGATTTGGATGAATTGGTAAGCAGAGTCGCTTTGGCGAAAGCCAATAAAGAAGTAGTCTCTATTGCCTACCTAGGAAATGTGGTGGATGTATGGGAAAAATTTGACCAAGAAAACATCCATATTGATTTAGGAAGTGATCAAACATCATTGCACAATCCTTGGGCAGGTGGTTATTATCCTATTGGAATCACGTTTGAAGAAGCGAATGATATGATGGCTAATAATCCTGATTTATTCAAGGAAAAAGTACAAGAAACGTTACGTCGACATACGACTGCTATTAATAAACATACCGCCAAAGGAACTTATTTCTTTGATTATGGAAATGCTTTTTTACTAGAAGCGTCCCGCTCAGGTGCGGATATTATGGCTGAGAATCACATTGATTTTAGGTATCCTAGTTATGTACAAGACATCATGGGACCTATGTGTTTTGATTATGGTTTTGGACCTTTCCGTTGGGTTTGTGCTTCAGGAAAACCAGAAGATTTACAAAAAACAGATGATATTGCTTGCGCTGTGCTGGAAGAAATGGCAAAAACGGCTCCTATTGAAATTCAGCAACAAATGCAAGATAATATCAAATGGATCAAAGGGGCTCAAGCCAATAAACTCGTGGTGGGTTCACAAGCTAGAATTCTTTATGCCGATGCCGAAGGTCGTGTGAAAATCGCCGAAGCTTTTAATCAGGCTATAGCCAAAGGTTCAATAGGAACTGTAGTGCTAGGAAGAGATCATCATGATGTTTCGGGAACAGATTCACCGTATAGAGAAACCTCCAATATTTATGACGGATCTCGTTTTACTGCTGATATGGCTATCCAAAACGTAATTGGAGACAGTTTTCGTGGTGCAACTTGGGTATCTATTCACAATGGTGGTGGCGTAGGCTGGGGAGAGGTAATTAACGGTGGTTTTGGTATGGTTCTTGATGGTTCTAAAGAAGCTTCAAGACGCTTAGCCTCAATGCTTTTCTGGGATGTCAATAACGGAATATCAAGAAGAAGTTGGGCGCGTAATGAAGGGGCTATTTTTGCAATAAAAAGGGCTATGGAAACGCAACCTTTATTAAAAGTGACCATCCCTAATATAGTTGACGATAGTTTATTGGATTTTTAA